A single region of the Lotus japonicus ecotype B-129 chromosome 4, LjGifu_v1.2 genome encodes:
- the LOC130711414 gene encoding ribulose-phosphate 3-epimerase, chloroplastic: protein MAATSLCSSTLQSQINGPSSLHSKTAIFNNHPRSLTFSRRKISTIVKASSRVDKFSKSDIIVSPSILSANFAKLGEQVKAVELAGCDWIHVDVMDGRFVPNITIGPLIVDALRPVTDLPLDVHLMIVEPEQRVPDFIKAGADIVSIHCEQSSTIHLHRTVNQVKSLGAKAGVVLNPGTPLSAIEYVLDVVDLVLIMSVNPGFGGQSFIESQVKKISDLRRLCAEKGVNPWIEVDGGVTPANAYKVIEAGANALVAGSAVFGAKDYAEAIKGIKTSKRPEPVAV, encoded by the exons ATGGCTGCAACTTCCTTGTGTTCCTCGACTCTCCAATCCCAGATCAATGGACCTTCCTCCCTCCACAGCAAAACCGCTATTTTCAACAATCATCCCCGTTCCCTCACTTTCTCCag GAGGAAAATTTCAACCATCGTGAAGGCATCATCTCGCGTTGACAAGTTTTCGAAGAGCGATATCATTGTTTCTCCATCTATTCTTTCTGCTAACTTTGCAAAATTAGGAGAACAG GTTAAAGCAGTGGAGTTGGCAGGTTGTGATTGGATTCATGTTGATGTCATGGATGGCCGCTTTGTTCCAAATATTACAATTGGACCTCTTATAGTTGATGCATTGCGCCCTGTGACAGATCTTCCCTTGGATGTACACCTG ATGATTGTAGAACCTGAACAGCGGGTGCCGGATTTTATCAAGGCAGGGGCTGACATAGTCAGTATTCATTGTGAACAATCTTCCACCATCCATTTGCACCGTACAGTCAATcaa GTGAAAAGTCTGGGAGCTAAAGCTGGAGTTGTCCTAAACCCTGGTACCCCACTGAGTGCAATAGAATATGTTCTTGATG TGGTTGATTTGGTCTTAATTATGTCTGTAAACCCTGGCTTTGGTGGCCAGAGTTTTATTGAAAGTCAAGTAAAGAAAATttctgacttgagaagattatGCGCAGAGAAG GGTGTGAATCCATGGATTGAAGTGGATGGTGGAGTTACTCCAGCAAATGCTTATAAG GTGATTGAGGCTGGAGCTAACGCACTGGTTGCTGGTTCCGCTGTCTTTGGAGCTAAAGATTATGCTGAAG CTATAAAAGGAATCAAAACTAGCAAAAGACCTGAACCAGTTGCTGTGTAA